One genomic segment of Oceanotoga teriensis includes these proteins:
- a CDS encoding methyl-accepting chemotaxis protein: MKMGKKIIISNMILFISGFIIFFIIMQNQLKTEIERYNIQILKNSTDLKYEYFMDFFENLEQDLILLSKRQEIYKTLNMMNYNYQNNKIRYKEDFQKNLKNIYIEKNPFKEKEKMKSSFDIDEILPIETIQMIAEYDTLHEQIQKILYEIIIQKKYDDIKFISLDKDIIYTTKKDSDFAKSIKNENGPLNDLIKEISEDENNNIHITDFYEYNDKIVSFIGIKLTDEYSSSLGYLIIQINNKLIDEIMNSKQSNTETYIVGKDNLMRNQSIYTNKPTTLNQKIQTEQVKNALNNQQGNMISKNYLNQKVISTYKPFNYKEINWAIIGETSYQILDQQIQKLIKQFIPILIIIIIIITITGFIISKKNIDPITKLKENIDKFSNGDLTQSFKQKGNYEINSISNSLNKMSKTLNQSINQIYQKSKKLEIISSKIKQSSQDIFDEYEKTKNSIENLDKDSQETTASIEEVSSSIQEMYSASNEIYENIKDINKNMENLNHISSDTQDNIEKIKNISQITKDQSSKNKKIALKIEDNIKQLEKILKVLDTISKNTDLLALNASIEAARAGEAGKGFAVVAQEVRTLSTENQKFNKQIEKIINQIKEDSKINLSESQKTNELIINTEEYTNNIKTTYKKMENKIEQTIEKTKKIEHYIKTLNTINGEIAESMTSATNAIDSISNKTNSIAQTLKLQNQKNTENKELSDQVKKLTDDLKSEFKKFIL, from the coding sequence ATGAAAATGGGCAAAAAAATAATAATATCAAATATGATATTATTCATAAGTGGATTCATAATATTTTTTATTATCATGCAGAACCAATTAAAAACGGAGATAGAAAGATATAATATACAAATACTAAAAAATAGCACAGATTTAAAATATGAATATTTCATGGATTTTTTTGAAAATCTTGAGCAAGATCTAATACTACTATCTAAAAGACAAGAAATATATAAAACCTTAAACATGATGAACTATAATTATCAAAACAACAAAATACGCTATAAAGAAGATTTTCAAAAAAATTTAAAAAATATATACATCGAAAAAAATCCTTTTAAAGAAAAAGAAAAAATGAAAAGTTCATTCGATATAGATGAAATACTTCCAATAGAAACCATACAAATGATAGCTGAATATGATACTTTACATGAACAAATACAAAAAATACTGTATGAAATAATAATTCAAAAAAAATATGATGATATAAAATTCATATCTTTAGATAAAGATATAATATACACAACAAAAAAAGATTCTGATTTTGCAAAATCCATAAAAAATGAAAATGGTCCATTAAATGATTTAATCAAAGAAATATCAGAAGATGAAAACAATAATATCCATATAACAGACTTTTATGAATACAATGATAAAATAGTCAGTTTCATTGGAATAAAATTAACCGATGAATACTCAAGTTCATTGGGTTATCTAATAATACAAATAAACAATAAATTAATAGATGAAATAATGAATTCCAAACAATCAAACACAGAAACCTATATAGTTGGTAAAGACAATCTTATGAGAAATCAATCAATATATACAAATAAACCAACAACATTAAATCAAAAAATACAAACTGAACAAGTAAAAAATGCTTTAAACAATCAACAAGGAAATATGATATCAAAAAACTATTTAAATCAAAAAGTAATAAGCACGTATAAACCATTCAATTATAAAGAAATAAACTGGGCAATAATAGGCGAAACTTCTTATCAAATACTTGATCAACAAATACAGAAACTTATAAAACAATTCATACCAATATTGATAATCATAATAATCATTATAACTATTACAGGATTCATAATATCCAAAAAAAACATAGACCCAATAACAAAATTAAAAGAAAACATAGACAAATTTTCAAATGGAGATCTAACTCAATCATTCAAACAAAAAGGCAATTATGAAATAAATTCTATAAGTAATTCACTGAACAAAATGTCAAAAACATTAAATCAATCAATAAATCAAATATATCAAAAATCTAAAAAACTTGAAATCATATCTTCAAAAATAAAACAATCATCCCAAGACATATTCGATGAATATGAAAAAACAAAAAACAGTATAGAAAATTTAGATAAAGATTCACAAGAAACAACCGCCTCAATAGAAGAAGTAAGTTCTTCCATACAAGAAATGTATTCAGCTTCAAATGAAATATATGAAAATATAAAAGATATAAATAAAAATATGGAAAATCTAAACCATATAAGTTCCGATACACAAGACAATATAGAAAAAATAAAAAATATATCACAAATCACAAAAGACCAATCATCCAAAAATAAAAAAATAGCCTTAAAAATTGAAGATAATATAAAACAATTAGAAAAAATATTAAAAGTACTCGATACAATATCAAAAAACACCGATTTACTGGCATTAAATGCATCAATAGAAGCTGCACGTGCTGGAGAAGCAGGAAAAGGATTTGCGGTTGTAGCACAAGAAGTAAGAACACTTTCAACAGAAAATCAAAAATTTAACAAACAAATAGAAAAAATAATAAATCAAATAAAAGAAGATTCAAAAATAAATCTTTCAGAATCGCAAAAAACTAATGAATTAATAATAAACACTGAAGAATATACAAATAACATAAAAACAACTTATAAAAAAATGGAAAACAAAATAGAACAAACAATAGAAAAAACAAAAAAAATAGAACATTATATAAAAACATTAAACACAATAAATGGAGAAATAGCAGAATCGATGACAAGTGCAACTAATGCAATAGATTCAATATCTAATAAAACAAATTCAATAGCTCAAACATTAAAATTACAAAATCAAAAAAACACTGAAAATAAAGAACTTTCAGACCAGGTAAAAAAATTAACAGACGATTTAAAATCAGAATTCAAAAAATTTATATTATAA
- a CDS encoding HD domain-containing phosphohydrolase has product MKNFINDQKKLNKFFSDSEEVLYIEDYLRFLKDFLNNFFDVDTMGFYFLNQDCNILFNSEKDDCSYFFNENISFFMKNIMESSKSIVVDDISIFKDDEFLSDFYGNGNKSMMAVPIINNGDFLGVISVFNYEESFYDSSYLYIFELFTNVIKYSLLNKFMAFKMVNTTMNGLIEILETRDLETGAHVKRVAHYSKIIAERLFDKGIINSKDLIKEIFWFAPLHDIGKIGISDSILLKPSRLTESEFEEIKKHVLIGYDLLKSIEKNMHPAIDMNFFKTAEDIILHHHENYDGSGYPNGLRGNDISISGRILAVADTFDALCSERPYKDSFSFEDSLKIIINERGKQFDPIIIGAFLDSIDEIKKIYSLYHDSDDCYSFSFDRK; this is encoded by the coding sequence ATGAAAAACTTTATAAATGATCAAAAAAAGCTGAATAAATTTTTTTCTGATTCAGAAGAGGTCCTTTATATTGAAGATTATCTGAGATTTTTAAAAGATTTTTTGAATAATTTTTTTGATGTTGATACTATGGGTTTTTATTTTTTGAATCAAGATTGCAATATTTTATTTAATTCTGAAAAAGATGATTGCAGTTATTTTTTTAATGAAAATATTAGTTTCTTCATGAAAAATATTATGGAGAGTAGTAAAAGTATTGTTGTTGATGATATTTCTATTTTTAAAGATGATGAGTTTTTGTCAGATTTTTATGGGAATGGAAATAAGTCTATGATGGCTGTACCTATTATTAATAATGGTGATTTTTTGGGTGTTATTAGTGTTTTTAATTATGAAGAATCATTTTATGATAGTTCTTATTTATATATTTTTGAGTTGTTTACTAATGTTATAAAGTATAGCCTTTTGAATAAATTTATGGCTTTTAAGATGGTTAATACGACGATGAACGGACTTATTGAAATTCTTGAAACAAGAGATCTTGAAACCGGTGCACATGTTAAGAGGGTTGCACATTATTCAAAGATTATCGCTGAGAGACTTTTTGATAAAGGTATTATAAATAGTAAAGATTTGATCAAAGAAATATTTTGGTTTGCACCTTTACATGATATTGGTAAGATAGGAATTTCTGATAGTATTTTGCTTAAACCATCAAGACTTACCGAATCAGAGTTTGAAGAGATTAAAAAACATGTTTTGATTGGTTACGATTTATTGAAATCTATTGAGAAGAATATGCATCCCGCTATCGATATGAATTTTTTTAAGACTGCTGAAGATATTATTTTGCATCATCATGAAAATTATGATGGTTCTGGCTATCCAAATGGACTTAGAGGTAATGATATTTCAATTTCTGGTAGAATACTCGCTGTCGCTGATACTTTCGATGCACTTTGTTCTGAGAGGCCTTATAAAGATTCTTTTTCTTTTGAAGATAGTTTAAAAATAATAATTAATGAACGTGGGAAACAATTTGATCCAATTATAATTGGGGCTTTTTTAGATTCTATCGATGAGATTAAAAAGATTTATAGTTTATATCATGATTCTGATGATTGTTATAGTTTTTCATTCGATAGAAAATGA